In Calypte anna isolate BGI_N300 chromosome Z, bCalAnn1_v1.p, whole genome shotgun sequence, the following are encoded in one genomic region:
- the CD180 gene encoding LOW QUALITY PROTEIN: CD180 antigen (The sequence of the model RefSeq protein was modified relative to this genomic sequence to represent the inferred CDS: inserted 5 bases in 3 codons; substituted 4 bases at 4 genomic stop codons) has protein sequence MRCQGPCPSQAAPVTSPGLPLGDELGEEGATTILAVPMVPIEALQLGQVTVSKSYSCEVLGLRGIPEKPPVTTEILDFSFNILPSLDNSTFSELKSLLYLDLTKGSVASSRCQITCMYDGAFHSNKQLKTIIVTGNLILFLSDTAFAGPHPLKKLVLTQMVIASTSFIPMTNLHGLDTLILGSNHISSLQLPPNFPTLDLKYLDFQMNNIRAITAXDVCVLQTRNITHIFKGNDITYIXPEAFLSHFYSLXFGGCGDIPEVLAGIQNSTVQILCLGTFHSVARETHISPNVLXNVSVKDLTLQLPCFRNLNDDTFQCLTRLQKLDLTQTHISMLLPSISSMSSXAELILNANSSEHLCNISYAAFPSLTHLHIKGDLQVLQLDSGCLEKLAKLQHLNLSKSQTERSDCCKEALSGLRHLWYPRLSHNVKLHPQDVLIKDGAKLELLDLSFTPLHINTPQRPFQNLHLLQVLNLPSLLINTSIQHLFQGLENLMVLDLSQNKFESGIIPKDKLFQQLSNLEVLILSSCELTAIDGLAFHSLRKLQHVDLSHNKTIVFSTDAFXDLKSINLSFAHNRIHTVPHEELASLTGCCVINLSHSPLNCTCSDFVLIAXYKQNLDKIDKIEDPEGTRCSDPKLLAGTQLTTISLSYGINPSGIIAVALAAIFIWGAHYFKQNYQQI, from the exons ATGAGGTGCCAGGGACCCTGCccctcccaggctgctcctgtaACCAGCCCAGGGCTTCCTCTGGGAGATGAGCTGGGTGAGGAAGGTGCCACCACCATCCTGGCTGTGCCCATGGTCCCCATTGAAGCTTTGCAGCTGGGGCAG GTTACAGTTAGTAAAAGCTATAGCTGTGAAGTTTTAGGACTGAGGGGGATCCCTGAAAAACCACCTGTGACAACTGAAATCCTTGACTTCAGCTTCAATATACTCCCTTCCCTTGATAATTCAACCTTCTCTGAGCTGAAATCTCTTCTTTACTTGGATTTAACAAAG GGTTCTGTTGCTTCCTCAAGGTGTCAGATCACCTGCATGTATGATGGTGCCTTTCACAGCAACAAGCAGCTGAAGACAATCATAGTGACTGGCAACTTGATCTTGTTCCTGTCTGACACAGCATTTGCTGGCCCACATCCCCTGAAGAAGCTTGTCTTAACACAGATGGTAATAGCCAGTACATCCTTCATTCCAATGACAAATCTGCATGGGTTGGATACCCTCATCTTGGGCAGCAACCACATCTCTTCGCTGCAGCTTCCTCCCAATTTTCCCACTCTAGACCTCAAGTACCTTGACTTTCAAATGAACAACATAAGAGCAATCACAGC GGATGTCTGTGTTTTGCAGACCAGAAACATAACTCACATCTTTAAAGGCAATGACATCACATACATTTAACCTGAAGCTTTCCTGTCCCATTTCTACAGTC TATTTGGGGGCTGTGGTGACATACCTGAGGTCCTGGCAGGGATACAGAACTCCACAGTCCAGATTCTTTGTCTGGGAACATTTCACAGTGTGGCAAGGGAGACCCACATAAGCCCGAATGTTTT CAATGTCTCAGTGAAAGATCTCACTCTGCAGCTACCGTGCTTTAGAAATCTAAATGATGACACATTTCAGTGCTTAACCAGGCTTCAAAAGCTGGACCTAACTCAAACCCACATCAGCATGTTGCTGCCCAGCATCAGCAGCATGAGCTCGTGAGCAGAGTTAATTCTCAATGCAAACTCCTCTGAGCACCTCTGCAACATCAGCTatgctgccttcccctccctcacccACCTTCACATCAAGGGCGACTTGCAGGTCCTGCAGCTGGACTCTGGCTGTTTGGAGAAATTGGCAAAGCTTCAACATCTCAATTTAAGTAAGAGTCAAACTGAACGCTCTGACTGCTGTAAGGAAGCACTAAGTGGTTTGAGACATCTTTGGTACCCACGTCTGAGCCATAATGTAAAACTCCACCCCCAAGATGTGCTCATTAAGGATGGTGCTAAGTTGGAACTGCTGGACCTGTCCTTCACTCCACTTCATATCAACACTCCACAGCGTCCATTCCAAAATTTGCATCTCTTGCAAGTGCTGAATCTTCCCTCCTTGCTCATTAATACTAGCATTCAGCATCTCTTTCAAGGCCTGGAAAACCTCATGGTGTTGGACCTTAGTCAAAATAAGTTTGAGTCAGGGATCATTCCAAAGGACAAACTGTTCCAACAGCTATCCAATTTAGAGGTGCTAATTTTATCATCCTGTGAACTGACAGCAATAGATGGCCTGGCATTTCACAGTCTCAGGAAGTTGCAGCATGTTGATCTGAGCCACAACAAAACTATTGTATTCAGCACAGATGCATTTTAAGACCTCAAGAGTATCAATCTCAGTTTTGCCCACAACAGGATCCATACTGTACCACATGAAGAGCTGGCATCCCTAACTGGCTGCTGTGTAATTAATTTAAGTCACAGTCCCCTGAATTGCACCTGCTCCGATTTTGTTTTGATTGCCTAGTACAAGCAGAATCTGGATAAAATTGATAAAATTGAAGACCCTGAAGGAACAAGATGCTCTGACCCCAAATTGCTAGCTGGGACTCAGCTGACAACCATCTCACTCTCCTATGGGATCAACCCATCAGGAATCATTGCAGTTGCCCTGGCTGCCATCTTCATTTGGGGTGCTCACTATTTCAAGCAAAATTACCAGCAAATATAG